In one window of Sardina pilchardus chromosome 23, fSarPil1.1, whole genome shotgun sequence DNA:
- the LOC134071313 gene encoding interleukin-1 receptor type 2-like, whose protein sequence is MRRVNGFVGFLLLIANLSSSQMVNPEQKVHGVEGQVSWLECDVEENNLTVIWARDNQTLDTSTSRIKVQGAMLWFLPAEKGDSGLYTCRESLQSPVASEAILSVWSKSCPQPDDITTVQQGNNMTNFCQKDEISQIAVVNHISWMKDCKPIESERLVNITPSDAGNYTCVMNLTYEGKSYLASQTTLLQVKNDPPLQPPAVIYPKESTIYISPGQPANLSCEASLGLNKEIVTETITYWIVNNSFIDAYPGLKNHAHSTITIRDGMYYSVSNLSITVVQQEFFHIPFRCKFANPVGEAYKDLWLKPSEPIGSRVFYSCLISLAAPMLAIIAVLWFLRCR, encoded by the exons ATGAGGAGAGTGAATGGATTTGTCGGGTTCTTGCTGCTCATTGCGAACTTGAGTTCCA GTCAGATGGTAAACCCGGAACAAAAAGTGCACGGAGTAGAAGGCCAAGTGTCCTGGCTTGAGTGTGACGTGGAGGAGAACAACCTCACAGTGATCTGGGCCCGAGACAACCAAACCCTGGACACATCCACCTCTCGAATCAAGGTGCAAGGTGCCATGCTGTGGTTTCTACCTGCTGAAAAAGGAGACAGCGGATTGTATACCTGCAGGGAAAG CCTCCAGTCGCCTGTGGCGTCCGAAGCGATTCTCTCGGTTTGGAGCAAGTCCTGTCCTCAGCCAGATGATATTACAACGGTCCAGCAAGGGAACAATATGACCAACTTCTGCCAAAAGGACGAGATCTCCCAGATTGCTGTGGTTAATCACATCAGCTGGATGAAG GACTGCAAGCCTATTGAAAGCGAAAGACTTGTAAACATTACGCCCAGTGATGCAGGAAACTACACCTGTGTGATGAATTTGACCTATGAAGGGAAGAGCTACCTGGCTTCGCAAACTACTTTACTACAAGTAAAAAATG ATCCTCCTCTGCAGCCACCTGCAGTGATTTACCCGAAAGAGAGCACAATATACATATCTCCAG GTCAGCCAGCTAATCTGAGTTGTGAAGCATCCCTTGGTCTTAATAAGGAAATAGTGACTGAAACTATAACTTACTGGATTGTCAACAATTCCTTTATTGATGCATATCCAGGACTGAAGAATCATGCTCATTCGACTAT CACAATCAGAGATGGGATGTACTACTCAGTCAGCAACCTCTCAATCACGGTGGTCCAACAGGAGTTCTTTCACATCCCTTTCCGATGCAAATTTGCCAATCCAGTGGGAGAAGCTTACAAAGATTTGTGGCTGAAACCAAGTGAACCAA TTGGCAGTCGTGTTTTTTACAGCTGCCTCATCAGCCTCGCAGCTCCCATGTTGGCCATCATTGCTGTGCTTTGGTTCTTACGATGCCGCTGA